The following are encoded together in the Aerococcus mictus genome:
- a CDS encoding enoyl-CoA hydratase/isomerase family protein, whose protein sequence is MSVVETKVENKVGKIILRNDPLNILEMEHLQLIEDAVHEMDNNDEVSVIYFTMVMQKEGKIFSAGMDLDEMLATQEEENGIENYCKVSKRNYSCFYYAKKPVIYVYDGIVRGGGCEMSLFADYRIAGEKLNIALPEIGIGIIPGGGGTQTLQRLIGVANAKSLIYTGRPLKAEEAKEVGLVQNVFPSDSLQEEATKIAEKMAKNSPQGLQAAKRAINDGAHLPIDEALAFETEVFIDNFKTEDAAEGIKAFKEKREPNYKNR, encoded by the coding sequence ATGTCAGTTGTTGAGACTAAAGTTGAGAATAAAGTGGGGAAAATTATTCTAAGAAATGACCCGTTAAACATCTTGGAAATGGAACACTTACAATTGATTGAAGACGCTGTTCATGAAATGGATAACAACGATGAAGTAAGTGTTATTTACTTCACAATGGTTATGCAAAAAGAAGGAAAAATCTTCTCTGCTGGGATGGATCTCGATGAAATGCTAGCAACTCAAGAGGAAGAAAACGGAATTGAAAATTACTGTAAAGTGTCTAAACGTAACTACTCCTGCTTCTACTATGCTAAAAAACCCGTAATCTATGTTTATGATGGCATTGTTCGCGGTGGTGGTTGTGAAATGTCACTCTTTGCTGACTATCGGATTGCTGGTGAAAAATTAAATATTGCCTTACCAGAAATTGGCATCGGTATTATCCCTGGTGGGGGTGGTACCCAAACACTTCAACGTTTAATTGGTGTTGCTAATGCGAAATCATTAATTTATACCGGTAGACCATTGAAAGCTGAAGAAGCTAAAGAAGTTGGCTTAGTTCAAAATGTCTTTCCATCTGACAGCCTGCAAGAAGAAGCAACTAAGATTGCTGAAAAAATGGCTAAGAACTCCCCACAAGGTTTACAAGCAGCTAAACGTGCCATTAATGATGGCGCTCACCTACCTATCGATGAAGCTTTAGCCTTTGAAACCGAAGTCTTTATTGACAACTTCAAAACTGAAGATGCTGCTGAAGGGATTAAAGCTTTCAAAGAAAAACGGGAACCTAACTACAAAAATCGTTAG
- a CDS encoding pyridoxal-phosphate-dependent aminotransferase family protein produces the protein MLNLCPGPTHISQAVLKAYGQAKTNPDIDHKYTQYQRQVENQISQLLHTKAVSFFMVGEALLALEAAVNSIIQPGDRVLVISNGVYGQGFQDFVNFVQAEVVLYESDWRRGINLNDLKAFLENDHDFQVATFVHCETPTGITNDIHGIGQILNSYNILSIVDSVSAIGGEYINFDQAKVDVLLGGSQKCFSAPVGLASVTLSKRAIEHMENRHSPIPSFYANFQSYLSFDDPHFDFPYTMNEQAIYAMDVAIQQAIDSDFANKHQKWAEATRQLFKEAGLELYAKDHASNTLTSVLLPESVSSLDVMKLVRNEGILITKGDGPQGERLLRIAHMGSNMEVKYFQKMYHALDKAFHHLNIEYQGELEEKFMLSDIAKNY, from the coding sequence ATGTTAAACTTGTGTCCCGGACCCACTCATATCTCCCAAGCCGTTCTTAAAGCCTATGGTCAAGCAAAAACTAATCCTGATATTGACCACAAGTACACCCAATATCAACGTCAAGTTGAAAACCAGATATCACAGTTATTACATACCAAAGCTGTCTCTTTTTTTATGGTGGGTGAAGCCCTATTGGCTCTGGAAGCTGCTGTCAATTCTATCATCCAACCAGGAGACCGGGTTTTGGTGATTAGTAACGGGGTTTATGGTCAAGGTTTTCAAGACTTTGTCAACTTTGTTCAGGCAGAGGTAGTGCTCTATGAAAGTGACTGGCGCCGTGGGATTAATTTGAATGACTTAAAAGCCTTTCTAGAAAACGACCACGATTTTCAGGTGGCAACTTTCGTCCATTGTGAAACCCCCACCGGCATCACTAATGATATTCATGGCATCGGTCAAATCTTAAATAGCTATAATATTCTTTCTATAGTCGATTCAGTTTCCGCAATTGGCGGAGAATATATTAACTTTGACCAAGCTAAAGTGGATGTCTTACTAGGTGGTAGTCAAAAATGCTTTTCCGCTCCTGTAGGCTTGGCTAGTGTCACCCTTTCCAAACGTGCCATAGAGCATATGGAAAATCGTCATTCCCCTATCCCTAGCTTTTACGCCAATTTCCAATCTTATCTCAGCTTTGACGATCCGCATTTCGACTTTCCTTATACAATGAATGAACAGGCCATTTATGCCATGGATGTAGCTATTCAACAAGCGATTGACAGTGATTTTGCCAACAAGCATCAAAAATGGGCTGAAGCTACCCGACAATTATTTAAAGAAGCCGGTTTAGAACTCTATGCTAAAGACCATGCTTCCAATACATTAACCAGTGTTTTACTCCCTGAATCAGTTTCAAGCCTGGATGTGATGAAATTAGTGAGGAACGAAGGTATTTTAATTACTAAAGGCGATGGTCCCCAAGGCGAAAGGCTGCTCCGAATCGCCCATATGGGTAGTAATATGGAAGTCAAATATTTTCAAAAAATGTACCACGCCCTAGACAAAGCCTTTCATCATTTAAATATAGAATACCAAGGCGAGCTAGAAGAAAAGTTTATGTTAAGTGACATTGCTAAAAACTATTAA
- a CDS encoding branched-chain amino acid transporter permease produces MSFNQQLLTVILLALGTALTRFIVFVVFSKNQVPPRFVTYLGKVLPAAAISLLVVYSLQSSTPLAYPYALPELIAILVTILFQAKTNRSLLSIAGGTLSYMFLVQVVFP; encoded by the coding sequence ATGAGCTTTAACCAACAGCTATTAACGGTTATTCTATTGGCTTTGGGAACAGCCTTAACCCGTTTTATTGTCTTTGTGGTTTTTTCGAAAAACCAAGTTCCTCCTCGCTTTGTCACTTATTTGGGGAAAGTCCTTCCTGCCGCTGCCATTAGCCTTTTAGTGGTTTATTCCTTACAATCAAGTACCCCCTTGGCTTATCCTTACGCCTTGCCTGAGCTGATTGCCATCCTTGTGACAATCCTGTTTCAGGCTAAGACTAACCGCTCTTTACTGAGTATTGCTGGCGGAACCCTGTCTTATATGTTCTTAGTTCAAGTGGTTTTCCCGTAA